The Callospermophilus lateralis isolate mCalLat2 chromosome 15, mCalLat2.hap1, whole genome shotgun sequence genome window below encodes:
- the Mtg1 gene encoding mitochondrial ribosome-associated GTPase 1 isoform X2, with the protein MRLSAVALRAAGAAWRECFPLQGRDVARWFPGHMAKGLKKMQSSLKLVDCVIEVHDARIPLSGRNPLFQETLGLKPHLLVLNKMDLADLTEQRKIQQHLAGEGLKHVIFTNCIKDENVKQIIPKVTELVGSSYRYHRSENLDCCILVVGVPNVGKSSLINSLRRQHLRTGKAARVGGEPGITRAVMSRVQVCERPLIFLMDTPGVLAPRIGSVETGLKLALCGTVLDHLVGEETMADYLLYTLNRHQLFGYVQHYGLDGASDDIEHVLKRVAMRLRKTRKVKVLTGTGLA; encoded by the exons ATGCGGCTGTCCGCGGTCGCGCTGCGCGCCGCCGGAGCCGCCTGGCGCGAGTGCTTCCCCCTGCAGGGCCGCGACGTGGCACGCTGGTTCCCGGGCCACATGGCCAAGG GGCTGAAGAAGATGCAGAGCAGTCTGAAACTGGTGGACTGTGTCATCGAGGTCCATGACGCCCGG ATCCCACTTTCAGGCCGCAACCCTCTGTTTCAGGAGACCCTTGGACTAAAGCCTCACTTGCTGGTCCTCAATAAGATGGACTTGGCAGACCTCACAGAGCAGCGG AAAATTCAGCAGCACTTAGCAGGAGAAGGCCTAAAACATGTCATTTTTACAAACTGCATAAAGGATGAGAACGTCAAGCAG ATAATCCCAAAGGTCACAGAACTGGTTGGGAGCAGCTACCGCTACCACCGATCAGAG AACCTGGACTGCTGCATCCTGGTGGTCGGCGTTCCCAACGTGGGCAAGTCTTCCCTCATCAACTCCCTGAGGAGACAGCACCTCAGGACAG GAAAAGCTGCCAGGGTGGGTGGTGAGCCTGGGATCACCAGAGCTGTGATGTCCAGAGTCCAG GTGTGTGAACGGCCTCTGATATTCCTGATGGACACCCCTGGGGTGCTAGCTCCTCGGATTGGAAGTGTGGAGACGGGCCTGAAGCTGGCCCTGTGTG GAACCGTGCTGGACCACCTGGTCGGGGAGGAGACCATGGCCGACTATCTCCTCTACACTCTTAACCGACACCAGCTGTTTGG GTACGTGCAGCACTATGGCCTGGACGGCGCCTCTGACGACATTGAGCATGTGCTGAAGAGAGTGGCCATGCGGCTGCGGAAGACCCGGAAGGTGAAAGTGCTTACAGGCACCG GCCTGGCCTGA
- the Mtg1 gene encoding mitochondrial ribosome-associated GTPase 1 isoform X1 has product MRLSAVALRAAGAAWRECFPLQGRDVARWFPGHMAKGLKKMQSSLKLVDCVIEVHDARIPLSGRNPLFQETLGLKPHLLVLNKMDLADLTEQRKIQQHLAGEGLKHVIFTNCIKDENVKQIIPKVTELVGSSYRYHRSENLDCCILVVGVPNVGKSSLINSLRRQHLRTGKAARVGGEPGITRAVMSRVQVCERPLIFLMDTPGVLAPRIGSVETGLKLALCGTVLDHLVGEETMADYLLYTLNRHQLFGYVQHYGLDGASDDIEHVLKRVAMRLRKTRKVKVLTGTGDVNVVQPNYSAAAHDFLRTFRSGLFGPVMLDRDVLQDCPPAEL; this is encoded by the exons ATGCGGCTGTCCGCGGTCGCGCTGCGCGCCGCCGGAGCCGCCTGGCGCGAGTGCTTCCCCCTGCAGGGCCGCGACGTGGCACGCTGGTTCCCGGGCCACATGGCCAAGG GGCTGAAGAAGATGCAGAGCAGTCTGAAACTGGTGGACTGTGTCATCGAGGTCCATGACGCCCGG ATCCCACTTTCAGGCCGCAACCCTCTGTTTCAGGAGACCCTTGGACTAAAGCCTCACTTGCTGGTCCTCAATAAGATGGACTTGGCAGACCTCACAGAGCAGCGG AAAATTCAGCAGCACTTAGCAGGAGAAGGCCTAAAACATGTCATTTTTACAAACTGCATAAAGGATGAGAACGTCAAGCAG ATAATCCCAAAGGTCACAGAACTGGTTGGGAGCAGCTACCGCTACCACCGATCAGAG AACCTGGACTGCTGCATCCTGGTGGTCGGCGTTCCCAACGTGGGCAAGTCTTCCCTCATCAACTCCCTGAGGAGACAGCACCTCAGGACAG GAAAAGCTGCCAGGGTGGGTGGTGAGCCTGGGATCACCAGAGCTGTGATGTCCAGAGTCCAG GTGTGTGAACGGCCTCTGATATTCCTGATGGACACCCCTGGGGTGCTAGCTCCTCGGATTGGAAGTGTGGAGACGGGCCTGAAGCTGGCCCTGTGTG GAACCGTGCTGGACCACCTGGTCGGGGAGGAGACCATGGCCGACTATCTCCTCTACACTCTTAACCGACACCAGCTGTTTGG GTACGTGCAGCACTATGGCCTGGACGGCGCCTCTGACGACATTGAGCATGTGCTGAAGAGAGTGGCCATGCGGCTGCGGAAGACCCGGAAGGTGAAAGTGCTTACAGGCACCG GGGATGTGAATGTCGTCCAGCCCAACTACTCTGCGGCAGCCCACGACTTCCTCCGGACCTTCCGCAGTGGGCTGTTTGGCCCGGTGATGCTGGACCGTGATGTTCTACAGGACTGCCCCCCTGCAGAACTGTAG
- the Sprn gene encoding shadow of prion protein produces the protein MNWTAATCWALLLAAAFLCDSGAAKGGRGGARGSARGGLRGGARGASRVRVRPAPRYSGAGSTLRVAAAGAAAGAAAGAAAGAAASLAGGPGWRRATGPKEGGREDDEDWAPGGNGTGRSVYSYWTWTSGAESTHHLCLCLLLGGALGALGTLGLLQP, from the coding sequence ATGAACTGGACAGCTGCAACTTGCTGGGCTCTGCTACTGGCTGCAGCTTTCCTCTGCGACAGCGGTGCAGCCAAAGGTGGCCGTGGAGGAGCGCGGGGCAGCGCCCGCGGAGGCCTGCGCGGTGGAGCACGCGGGGCCTCAAGGGTGCGCGTGAGGCCTGCCCCCCGCTACAGCGGAGCGGGCTCAACTCTGCGCGTGGCAGCAGCAGGGGCTGCAGCAGGGGCTGCGGCAGGGGCTGCAGCGGGGGCAGCTGCCAGCTTGGCTGGGGGCCCAGGCTGGAGAAGGGCCACAGGGCCAAAGGAGGGTGGCCGGGAGGACGACGAGGACTGGGCACCCGGCGGCAACGGGACAGGCAGGAGTGTGTACAGCTACTGGACCTGGACTTCTGGTGCAGAGTCCACCCACCACCTGTGCCTCTGCCTGCTGCTGGGTGGTGCCCTTGGAGCTCTGGGCACTCTGGGGCTGCTACAGCCCTAG